A stretch of the Janthinobacterium sp. B9-8 genome encodes the following:
- the clpA gene encoding ATP-dependent Clp protease ATP-binding subunit ClpA — translation MIAQELEVSLHMAFTDARQKRHEYITVEHLLLALLDNPSAAEVLRACGAHMDELRRLLGDFVKEHTPVVSGDGEVETQPTIGFQRVIQRAILHVQSSGKKEVTGANVLVAIFGEKDSHAVYYLHQQAITRLDVVNFIAHGIAKSTSSQQPIPRTEQNEEHEEETSTGGALSSFTENLNQQAIAGRIDPLIGREHELERVIQTLCRRRKNNPLLVGEAGVGKTAIAEGLARRIVEGNVPDVLKDATVYGLDMGALLAGTKYRGDFEQRLKAVIKQLQEERNAVLFIDEIHTLVGAGAASGGTLDASNLLKPALSNGTLKCIGATTYTEYRGIFEKDNALSRRFQKIDVPEPTVEQTIEILKGLKDKFEQHHGVKYTLAALTTAAELSAKYINDRHLPDKAIDVIDEAGAAQKILPKSKQKKTINKHEIEEIVAKIARIPPKSVSTDDRNTLKTLESDLKHVVFGQEKAIESVATSIKMARAGLGNPQKPIGAFLFSGPTGVGKTEVARQLAYTMGIELLRFDMSEYMERHAVSRLIGAPPGYVGFEQGGLLTEAITKHPYAVLLLDEIEKAHPDIFNVLLQVMDHGTLTDNNGRKADFRNVVIVMTTNTGAETLNKSVIGFTTSKQTGDEMQEIKRMFTPEFRNRLDAIIPFAPLSHEIIMQVVDKFLIQLEVQLQEKKVEAHFTPALKTHLAAEGFDPLMGARPMARLIQDTIRKALADELLFGRLIHGGEVTIDIDDDGKVRLEIPNKEAIPA, via the coding sequence ATGATTGCCCAAGAACTAGAAGTCAGCCTCCACATGGCCTTTACGGATGCGAGGCAAAAGCGCCACGAGTACATTACCGTGGAACATCTCTTACTTGCGCTGCTAGATAACCCATCCGCAGCCGAGGTCTTACGCGCTTGCGGCGCACACATGGATGAGCTACGTCGCCTGCTCGGAGATTTTGTGAAGGAACACACACCTGTCGTATCCGGCGATGGTGAAGTAGAAACCCAACCAACCATTGGCTTTCAGCGTGTTATACAGCGCGCTATTTTGCACGTGCAATCTTCGGGTAAAAAAGAAGTGACCGGGGCCAATGTACTGGTTGCGATCTTTGGCGAAAAAGACAGCCACGCTGTTTACTACCTGCATCAACAAGCGATTACCCGTCTCGATGTAGTCAATTTTATAGCGCATGGCATCGCAAAATCGACCAGCTCACAACAGCCCATTCCGCGCACCGAACAAAATGAAGAACACGAAGAAGAAACTAGCACGGGTGGAGCACTCAGTAGTTTTACTGAAAACTTAAACCAGCAAGCCATTGCTGGGCGCATTGATCCGCTGATCGGTCGTGAGCACGAGCTAGAGCGTGTTATTCAAACGCTTTGCCGTCGCCGCAAAAACAACCCTTTGTTGGTCGGTGAAGCAGGCGTAGGTAAAACGGCGATTGCTGAAGGGCTTGCTCGTCGTATTGTCGAAGGCAATGTGCCTGACGTACTCAAAGATGCCACCGTTTATGGTTTAGATATGGGCGCCCTGCTAGCAGGTACCAAATATCGCGGCGATTTTGAACAACGCCTGAAAGCTGTTATCAAACAGCTGCAAGAAGAACGTAATGCGGTACTGTTTATTGATGAGATTCACACACTGGTCGGCGCTGGTGCAGCTTCTGGTGGCACCTTAGATGCCTCCAACCTGCTAAAACCCGCACTCTCTAACGGCACTTTAAAATGCATTGGAGCGACGACTTATACCGAGTATCGCGGCATTTTCGAGAAAGATAACGCCTTATCACGCCGTTTTCAAAAAATCGACGTGCCTGAGCCAACTGTTGAGCAAACGATTGAAATCCTTAAAGGCTTAAAAGATAAATTTGAACAACACCACGGTGTGAAATACACCTTGGCGGCTCTGACCACGGCAGCAGAACTTTCAGCCAAGTATATCAACGATAGACACTTGCCGGATAAAGCGATTGATGTAATAGATGAGGCCGGTGCTGCGCAAAAGATTTTGCCAAAATCAAAGCAAAAGAAAACCATTAACAAGCACGAGATCGAAGAAATCGTTGCCAAGATTGCACGAATTCCACCTAAGAGTGTGTCGACAGACGACCGGAATACGCTTAAAACGCTGGAAAGCGATCTTAAACATGTGGTGTTTGGTCAGGAAAAAGCCATTGAGTCCGTAGCTACTTCAATCAAGATGGCGCGTGCTGGCTTGGGTAATCCACAAAAACCAATCGGTGCCTTCTTATTCAGCGGCCCGACCGGCGTAGGTAAAACAGAAGTCGCTCGCCAGCTAGCCTATACGATGGGTATTGAGTTACTGCGCTTTGATATGTCCGAGTATATGGAGCGGCATGCGGTCAGCCGTTTAATTGGTGCACCTCCGGGATATGTTGGCTTTGAACAAGGCGGCTTACTCACCGAAGCCATCACAAAACATCCTTATGCAGTATTGCTGCTTGATGAAATCGAGAAAGCGCATCCGGACATCTTTAATGTGCTGTTGCAAGTGATGGATCACGGCACGCTCACTGACAACAATGGGCGTAAAGCAGACTTCAGAAATGTAGTGATCGTCATGACCACCAACACGGGTGCGGAAACACTCAATAAGTCGGTAATTGGCTTCACGACCAGCAAGCAGACGGGCGATGAAATGCAAGAAATTAAACGCATGTTCACCCCGGAGTTCCGTAACCGCTTAGATGCCATTATTCCTTTCGCCCCACTCTCGCATGAAATTATTATGCAAGTCGTGGATAAATTCCTGATTCAACTTGAAGTACAGTTGCAAGAGAAAAAAGTAGAAGCGCACTTTACACCGGCTTTGAAAACCCATCTTGCAGCCGAAGGTTTTGACCCGCTAATGGGGGCAAGGCCTATGGCTAGATTGATTCAGGATACAATCCGCAAAGCACTAGCCGATGAATTATTATTTGGCCGTTTAATTCATGGCGGCGAAGTGACCATTGATATTGATGATGATGGGAAAGTCCGTTTGGAAATTCCAAACAAAGAAGCAATCCCAGCCTGA
- the rplS gene encoding 50S ribosomal protein L19 — translation MNLIQQLEQEEIARLAKTIPEFAPGDTVIVQVKVKEGTRERLQAYEGVVIAKRNRGLNSSFIVRKISAGMGVERTFQTYSPLVAGIEVKRRGDVRRAKLYYLRDRSGKSARIKEKLPARKVVAKAAA, via the coding sequence ATGAATTTGATTCAACAACTTGAGCAAGAAGAAATCGCTCGCTTAGCCAAGACTATTCCTGAATTCGCCCCTGGCGATACCGTGATCGTTCAGGTCAAGGTTAAGGAAGGTACACGTGAGCGTCTGCAGGCTTATGAAGGCGTTGTGATTGCTAAGCGTAATCGCGGCCTGAATAGCTCCTTTATCGTGCGTAAAATTTCCGCAGGTATGGGTGTTGAGCGTACTTTCCAAACTTACTCTCCACTGGTGGCTGGTATCGAAGTGAAGCGTCGCGGCGATGTACGTCGTGCTAAGCTTTACTACCTCCGTGATCGTTCAGGCAAGTCCGCACGTATCAAGGAAAAGTTGCCAGCTCGCAAGGTTGTTGCAAAAGCTGCTGCTTAA
- the rimM gene encoding ribosome maturation factor RimM (Essential for efficient processing of 16S rRNA) codes for MQKRASLPVPDDLLIMGYVSGAFGVHGWINLVGDTEDADSLFDYDTWWIGRDGQWQAYTLVEGQVHTKKLAAQLEGVNDRDAAFALKSCKIAVSRSLLPAPASDEHYWVDLIGLDVINLQGERLGVVDNLFETGANDVIVVKDGQTERLLPFVAHVVLKVDLAAKTISVDWGLDY; via the coding sequence ATGCAAAAGCGGGCTTCGCTGCCGGTGCCTGATGATCTTTTGATCATGGGCTATGTAAGTGGGGCTTTTGGTGTACATGGCTGGATCAACTTGGTTGGTGATACCGAAGATGCCGATAGTCTTTTTGACTACGACACTTGGTGGATCGGTCGTGATGGTCAATGGCAAGCTTATACGCTTGTAGAAGGTCAAGTTCATACAAAGAAACTAGCTGCTCAGCTTGAAGGTGTTAATGATCGCGATGCGGCATTTGCCCTAAAGAGTTGTAAAATTGCTGTTTCCCGTAGCCTGTTGCCAGCCCCTGCAAGTGATGAACACTACTGGGTCGATTTAATCGGCTTGGATGTTATCAATTTGCAAGGCGAGAGGCTTGGTGTTGTGGATAACTTGTTTGAAACCGGTGCTAACGATGTGATTGTTGTGAAAGATGGCCAGACCGAGCGTCTGCTACCTTTTGTAGCTCATGTTGTGCTTAAGGTTGATCTTGCTGCTAAAACAATCTCTGTGGATTGGGGCCTTGATTACTAA
- a CDS encoding cold-shock protein: protein MALGTVKWFNDSKGFGFVTPDEGGEDIFAHFSAINMPGFKTLKEGQRVSFEITNGAKGKQASNIQAA, encoded by the coding sequence ATGGCTCTGGGCACTGTTAAGTGGTTCAATGATTCTAAAGGCTTCGGCTTTGTTACTCCAGACGAAGGCGGCGAAGACATCTTCGCTCACTTCTCCGCGATCAACATGCCAGGCTTCAAAACCTTGAAAGAAGGCCAACGCGTTTCTTTCGAGATCACCAATGGTGCTAAAGGCAAACAAGCCTCTAACATCCAAGCTGCTTAA
- the clpS gene encoding ATP-dependent Clp protease adapter ClpS, with translation MPAQHQTDAELNQQSTLSPPPALWRVLLLNDDFTPMDFVINVLEKFFGMNRERATQVMLKVHTEGRGMCGVFPKDIASTKVAEVSQYSRQHQQPLQCTMEVNE, from the coding sequence ATGCCTGCACAGCATCAAACCGATGCCGAACTTAATCAGCAATCGACACTCTCACCACCACCCGCTTTGTGGCGTGTACTTCTGCTAAACGATGACTTTACACCGATGGATTTTGTCATCAATGTATTAGAAAAATTTTTTGGAATGAACCGTGAACGGGCTACGCAAGTTATGCTTAAAGTTCACACTGAGGGTCGCGGGATGTGTGGGGTATTCCCCAAGGACATTGCGTCCACTAAGGTCGCAGAAGTCAGCCAGTATTCCAGGCAACATCAGCAGCCACTGCAATGCACAATGGAGGTGAACGAATGA
- a CDS encoding mechanosensitive ion channel family protein, which yields MDATWVQKYQDLAMGYVAEFGVKVIAAIAFWVIGRWLIGLAVRLVQNSLGKQKVDPTVLRYVGSVITVTLNILLVIGILGYCGIQTTTFAALIAAGGIAIGMAWSGLLANFAAGAFIIVLRPFKVGDFVAVAGIVGTVSEIGLFSTMINTPDNVMTLVGNNKIFSDNIQNFTLNPFRRVDLKAQLAGSTNHAAAMQILREKIAAIPNVLAEPKVDVEIIEFNLVGPVLVVRPYCHNDYYWQVYFDTNRTIKESLAAAGFPVPMPAQTVVVQQQS from the coding sequence ATGGATGCAACTTGGGTTCAAAAATATCAAGACCTAGCGATGGGCTATGTGGCTGAATTTGGCGTGAAAGTGATTGCCGCGATTGCCTTTTGGGTCATTGGCCGCTGGCTTATTGGTTTGGCGGTGCGTTTGGTACAAAACTCTTTAGGTAAGCAAAAGGTTGATCCCACTGTATTACGTTATGTTGGGTCTGTAATTACTGTTACGCTGAATATTCTATTGGTGATTGGTATTTTGGGTTATTGCGGTATTCAGACCACTACCTTTGCCGCTTTAATTGCTGCGGGTGGTATCGCAATTGGGATGGCATGGTCTGGTTTATTGGCTAATTTTGCGGCTGGCGCATTTATTATTGTATTGCGTCCGTTTAAGGTTGGTGATTTTGTGGCCGTTGCAGGAATTGTGGGCACGGTGAGTGAAATTGGTTTGTTTTCCACTATGATTAATACGCCTGACAACGTGATGACTTTGGTTGGAAATAACAAAATTTTTTCCGATAATATTCAAAATTTTACCCTTAATCCATTTCGCCGCGTTGATTTAAAAGCGCAATTGGCGGGTAGTACGAATCATGCCGCAGCAATGCAAATCTTGCGTGAAAAAATTGCAGCTATTCCTAATGTGCTCGCTGAGCCTAAAGTTGATGTGGAAATTATTGAGTTTAATTTGGTCGGGCCGGTCTTGGTGGTGCGCCCCTATTGCCATAATGATTATTACTGGCAAGTTTATTTTGATACGAATCGCACCATTAAAGAGAGTTTGGCAGCGGCAGGATTCCCTGTACCAATGCCTGCTCAAACTGTTGTGGTGCAGCAACAAAGTTAG
- the ffh gene encoding signal recognition particle protein: protein MFENLSSRLSGVVKNLRGQSRLTEDNIQDAMREVRMALLEADVALPVVKQFIADVKARAQGKEVIGSLTPGQAVIGVVHEELTKLMGAQNDALNLAAVPPAVILMAGLQGAGKTTTSGKLAKLLKETQKKKVLLVSTDVYRPAAIEQLKMLAGQLEVEWFPSDVGQKPVDIALAAHDYAKKHFHDVLIVDTAGRLAIDEALMAEIKALHEAVNPVETLFVVDAMQGQDAVNTAKAFNEALPLTGVVLTKMDGDSRGGAALSVRHITGKPIKFLGTGEKLTGLEPFYPDRMAGRILGMGDVLSLIEDVQNSVDQEEALKMMKKVKSGKGFDLEDFKTQIQQMKKMGGMSALMDKLPGQVSQMANSQVTDKSVARIEGIINSMTPEERRKPELLKASRKRRIAAGAGVQVQEVNRLLKQFEETQKMMKQFSKGGMSKLMRGMSGMKGMLPGM, encoded by the coding sequence ATGTTTGAAAATCTTTCTAGTCGTCTTTCAGGTGTTGTCAAAAACCTGCGTGGTCAGTCTCGCCTGACTGAGGACAATATTCAAGACGCAATGCGTGAAGTGCGCATGGCTTTGCTTGAGGCCGATGTTGCTTTGCCGGTGGTTAAGCAGTTTATTGCTGACGTTAAAGCTCGTGCACAAGGCAAAGAGGTGATTGGTAGCCTTACACCGGGCCAAGCCGTAATTGGTGTTGTACATGAGGAATTAACCAAGTTAATGGGCGCGCAAAATGACGCGCTGAATTTGGCTGCTGTTCCACCTGCCGTGATTTTAATGGCTGGATTGCAAGGCGCAGGTAAGACAACAACATCGGGTAAGTTAGCAAAATTACTCAAAGAAACGCAAAAGAAAAAAGTTTTACTGGTCTCTACAGACGTTTATCGCCCTGCTGCGATTGAGCAGTTAAAAATGCTGGCTGGGCAATTAGAGGTGGAGTGGTTTCCTTCTGATGTCGGGCAAAAGCCGGTTGATATTGCGCTCGCTGCCCATGATTACGCGAAAAAACATTTCCATGATGTGCTGATTGTCGATACCGCAGGCCGTCTGGCGATTGATGAAGCCTTGATGGCTGAAATTAAAGCGCTGCATGAGGCGGTTAATCCTGTTGAAACCTTGTTTGTGGTTGATGCTATGCAGGGGCAGGATGCGGTTAACACGGCGAAAGCTTTTAATGAAGCGCTCCCTTTAACAGGGGTGGTTCTTACCAAAATGGATGGCGATTCACGTGGTGGTGCCGCATTGTCGGTGCGGCATATTACGGGTAAGCCGATTAAGTTTTTGGGTACGGGTGAGAAGCTAACAGGGTTAGAGCCATTTTACCCTGATCGTATGGCTGGCCGTATTTTGGGCATGGGCGATGTGCTTTCCTTGATTGAAGACGTACAAAATAGCGTCGATCAGGAAGAAGCACTTAAAATGATGAAAAAAGTTAAATCCGGCAAAGGGTTTGACTTGGAAGACTTTAAAACACAAATCCAGCAAATGAAAAAAATGGGTGGGATGAGTGCTTTGATGGATAAGTTGCCAGGGCAAGTAAGCCAAATGGCCAATAGCCAGGTTACTGACAAATCTGTGGCACGCATCGAAGGTATTATTAACTCGATGACACCAGAAGAGCGCCGCAAGCCCGAGTTGCTTAAAGCCAGCCGCAAACGTCGTATTGCGGCTGGTGCAGGCGTTCAGGTACAAGAAGTTAACCGCTTACTTAAGCAGTTTGAAGAAACACAAAAAATGATGAAACAGTTCTCTAAGGGTGGCATGTCTAAATTAATGCGTGGCATGAGCGGCATGAAGGGAATGCTGCCTGGTATGTGA
- the rpsP gene encoding 30S ribosomal protein S16: protein MVVIRLSRGGAKNRPFYNVVVTDSRNRRDGRFVERLGFYNPLAKDGEEGVRLAMDRVSYWVGVGAQASDSVAKLLKNYKPAAVAAA from the coding sequence ATGGTTGTTATTCGTCTTTCCCGCGGCGGTGCTAAAAACCGTCCGTTTTACAATGTTGTTGTAACCGACTCCCGTAATCGTCGTGATGGTCGCTTTGTTGAGCGTCTTGGCTTTTACAACCCACTCGCCAAAGATGGTGAAGAAGGCGTGCGTCTAGCTATGGACCGCGTAAGCTACTGGGTTGGCGTTGGTGCGCAAGCTTCTGACTCCGTTGCCAAGCTGCTGAAGAACTACAAGCCAGCTGCTGTTGCTGCTGCTTGA
- the xerD gene encoding site-specific tyrosine recombinase XerD, translated as MNQGNEQLVLIDEFLDAVWLSDQLSKNTIDSYRRDLLIWANWLALERRCDLLAADRECVQAFLARQARDMKAATLARRMASLRKFYRHWILSGQAIFDPTAELTAPKRVRPLPRALDEERIEALLLAPELDQAGGLRDRAMLELMYATGLRVSELVTLPLGQIKLRERYVQILAGKGGKQRLVPMGEVAADWLEQYLARSRPALVGIHQVAEAFVNQRGRPLTRQGFWYIIKQYAAAAGIDASHLSPHVLRHAFATHLLNHGADLRVVQMLLGHADITTTQIYTHVATARLKSLHKEHHPRGSRS; from the coding sequence ATGAATCAAGGGAATGAGCAGTTGGTTTTGATTGACGAGTTTTTAGATGCAGTCTGGCTGAGTGATCAGCTGTCTAAGAATACGATTGATAGCTATCGGCGTGATTTATTAATCTGGGCGAATTGGTTGGCATTGGAGCGACGTTGCGATTTGCTTGCTGCAGATCGTGAGTGCGTGCAGGCTTTTTTGGCTAGGCAAGCACGGGATATGAAAGCTGCAACACTGGCTAGACGTATGGCTAGCTTGCGAAAATTTTATCGGCACTGGATTTTATCTGGGCAAGCGATTTTTGATCCAACAGCTGAGCTGACTGCTCCTAAGCGTGTACGGCCTTTACCCAGGGCGCTGGACGAAGAACGGATAGAGGCGCTTTTGCTTGCTCCTGAGCTGGATCAGGCCGGTGGTCTACGAGATCGGGCAATGCTGGAGCTAATGTATGCGACAGGCTTACGTGTCTCTGAGTTGGTGACCCTTCCTTTGGGCCAAATAAAGTTACGTGAACGCTATGTGCAGATTTTGGCGGGTAAGGGCGGTAAACAGCGCTTGGTACCTATGGGAGAGGTAGCCGCCGATTGGCTTGAGCAATATTTAGCTCGTTCTCGCCCGGCTTTAGTAGGCATTCACCAAGTAGCTGAGGCATTTGTGAACCAGCGTGGCAGGCCGCTTACTCGACAAGGGTTTTGGTACATTATCAAGCAGTATGCTGCTGCAGCAGGAATAGACGCCAGTCACTTAAGCCCGCACGTTTTGCGGCACGCATTTGCAACGCATTTGTTGAATCACGGTGCTGATTTGCGTGTTGTGCAAATGTTATTGGGGCACGCAGATATTACGACGACTCAAATTTATACGCACGTAGCAACGGCACGTTTAAAATCGTTGCATAAAGAGCACCACCCTCGTGGTTCTCGTTCATAA
- a CDS encoding cytochrome C assembly family protein, translating to MMTILPEVSPATYLALLALTIYLLLGWHFCRSRLALSRPKSPLSPALEQFILICGLALHASALFPQLLWSSTLHFGAAEALSLSAFATLCIYLSGQLFWKMDGLQPPMLGIAAIFLFISQLLPQGHPITYPLNALSRGHFLLAMFAHGMLLNAAGVAILMRFADRNLHQAKASSLIRTLPPIMTLERLMFACVHLGFILLTLALLSGIFFAEKVFGHGLVFSHKVILSIAAWLVFGTLLFGRWKHGWRGRFAANWTLFGFGLLFLGYIGSRFVLEALLHRPF from the coding sequence ATGATGACCATTTTACCTGAAGTTAGCCCGGCGACTTATTTAGCGCTGCTGGCTTTAACCATTTATCTTTTACTTGGCTGGCATTTCTGCCGTAGCCGACTGGCTTTGTCTCGCCCTAAGAGCCCGCTAAGCCCTGCATTAGAGCAATTTATCTTAATCTGCGGGCTAGCCCTGCACGCTTCGGCACTTTTTCCGCAGCTACTCTGGTCAAGCACCCTTCACTTCGGTGCAGCGGAAGCATTATCACTCAGCGCCTTTGCCACGCTATGCATTTATTTAAGCGGGCAACTTTTCTGGAAAATGGATGGGCTTCAACCTCCCATGCTCGGTATTGCTGCGATATTTTTATTTATATCTCAGCTGCTTCCGCAAGGCCACCCAATTACCTACCCCCTAAATGCACTATCCCGCGGGCACTTTTTATTAGCTATGTTTGCGCATGGCATGCTGCTCAATGCGGCAGGAGTGGCCATTCTAATGCGTTTTGCTGATAGAAATTTACATCAAGCCAAGGCAAGCTCTCTCATTCGCACCCTTCCGCCCATCATGACGCTTGAGCGACTTATGTTTGCTTGCGTACATTTAGGCTTTATTTTACTGACTTTAGCACTCCTCTCCGGCATCTTTTTTGCGGAGAAAGTATTTGGGCATGGACTGGTATTTTCACACAAAGTGATCCTGTCTATTGCTGCATGGCTGGTATTTGGCACCTTACTTTTTGGAAGATGGAAGCATGGTTGGCGAGGACGTTTTGCCGCCAACTGGACACTCTTTGGCTTTGGCTTGCTATTCCTTGGCTATATAGGCAGCCGTTTTGTTCTTGAAGCGCTACTGCACCGCCCTTTTTAA
- a CDS encoding cold-shock protein, with protein sequence MALGTVKWFNDSKGFGFVTPDEGGEDIFAHFSAINMPGFKTLKEGQRVSFDITNGAKGKQASNIQAA encoded by the coding sequence ATGGCTCTAGGTACCGTAAAGTGGTTCAATGATTCTAAAGGCTTCGGCTTTGTTACTCCAGACGAAGGCGGCGAAGACATCTTCGCTCACTTCTCCGCGATCAACATGCCAGGCTTCAAAACTCTGAAAGAAGGCCAACGCGTTTCTTTCGACATCACCAATGGTGCTAAAGGCAAACAAGCCTCTAACATCCAAGCTGCTTAA
- the trmD gene encoding tRNA (guanosine(37)-N1)-methyltransferase TrmD, giving the protein MITKAEVYHFDVVTLFPEMFEAITRYGITRRAVELGLFGLSSWNPRDFTVDKHRTVDDRPYGGGPGMVMLPEPLESALEAAKNRQREAGVATTHTVYLSPQGAALTHDKVLELAQKPGLVLLCGRYEGVDERLLDRQIDEEISVGDYVLSGGELPAMVLMDAIIRQLPGVLNTAASAEEDSFVDGLLDCPHYTRPENYLGMSVPEVLLSGNHALIRRWRLKQSLGRTLLRRPDLLKKRQLSKEEARLLAEFKADLAMSQDQVV; this is encoded by the coding sequence TTGATTACTAAGGCTGAAGTTTACCACTTTGATGTGGTTACTTTGTTTCCAGAGATGTTTGAGGCAATTACCCGCTACGGTATTACCCGGCGGGCGGTTGAATTAGGTCTTTTCGGACTAAGTAGCTGGAATCCACGTGATTTCACCGTAGACAAACATCGTACTGTGGACGACCGGCCTTATGGTGGTGGCCCCGGTATGGTGATGTTGCCAGAGCCGCTGGAAAGTGCGCTTGAAGCAGCTAAAAATAGGCAGCGTGAAGCCGGTGTTGCTACAACGCATACCGTCTATTTATCTCCCCAAGGGGCGGCATTAACGCATGATAAGGTCTTAGAGCTGGCCCAAAAGCCGGGTTTGGTCTTGTTATGTGGTCGTTACGAAGGTGTTGATGAGCGTTTGCTGGATCGCCAGATCGACGAGGAAATCTCGGTCGGCGATTATGTGCTCTCAGGTGGAGAGTTGCCTGCAATGGTTTTGATGGATGCCATCATCCGCCAATTACCGGGTGTACTTAACACTGCAGCGAGTGCAGAAGAAGATTCATTTGTGGATGGGTTGCTGGATTGCCCGCATTATACCCGTCCCGAAAATTATCTAGGTATGAGCGTACCGGAAGTCTTACTTTCAGGAAACCATGCACTGATACGGCGCTGGCGCTTAAAACAGTCTTTAGGTCGTACGCTATTGCGCAGACCTGACTTGTTGAAAAAGCGACAGCTATCAAAAGAGGAGGCTCGTCTTCTGGCCGAATTTAAGGCGGATCTGGCGATGAGCCAAGATCAGGTGGTTTGA
- a CDS encoding methylated-DNA--[protein]-cysteine S-methyltransferase yields MRIESTDSYAVISSPVGHLGLAERDEHLVLVEFLPKSLPLQLAISPLLQDVARQLEAYFQNPGFTFDLPWALSVSEHQKKVLAEIAAIPVGQLQTYADISKRIHSSPRAVGGACGRNPLPLLIPCHRVVAAAGLGGFNAGRHGVDWLPIKRWLLSHEGVAV; encoded by the coding sequence ATGCGTATCGAAAGTACAGATTCTTATGCTGTTATCTCTAGCCCTGTTGGCCACTTAGGGCTTGCTGAGCGCGATGAGCACCTCGTTCTAGTCGAATTTCTCCCAAAGTCTTTACCTTTGCAGCTGGCAATAAGTCCTCTGCTGCAAGATGTTGCCCGTCAGTTGGAGGCCTATTTCCAAAATCCGGGTTTTACTTTTGATTTGCCTTGGGCTTTGTCGGTAAGTGAGCATCAAAAGAAAGTTCTGGCTGAAATTGCGGCGATTCCTGTTGGCCAGTTGCAAACCTATGCAGATATTTCTAAGCGTATTCATTCTAGTCCTCGCGCCGTAGGGGGGGCTTGTGGACGAAATCCTTTGCCATTACTGATTCCCTGTCATCGGGTTGTGGCTGCGGCAGGTTTAGGTGGGTTTAATGCAGGTCGTCATGGCGTAGATTGGTTGCCTATTAAGCGCTGGTTGCTAAGCCATGAGGGTGTTGCGGTATGA